One genomic region from Drosophila subpulchrella strain 33 F10 #4 breed RU33 chromosome 2R, RU_Dsub_v1.1 Primary Assembly, whole genome shotgun sequence encodes:
- the LOC119551237 gene encoding uncharacterized protein LOC119551237 gives MLRNKLFVVLIWAILPLITLADDPEDGIHKYRASPKLTGPVKLLHDPEDSILNTLDAALEKISAIYMQALFAGTHTPELEAPLRALEMELFDLLDQLYKQNRLKDYMKYEAEVTRQMIIYNMLKRLFGYTQDIVEMEAETI, from the coding sequence ATGCTAAGAAATAAGCTGTTCGTTGTTCTAATTTGGGCGATCCTGCCTTTAATTACGTTGGCCGACGATCCTGAAGATGGTATTCATAAATACCGAGCTTCTCCAAAACTCACGGGCCCTGTGAAGCTCTTGCACGATCCCGAGGATTCCATACTAAATACTTTGGATGCCGCCCTGGAGAAGATTTCCGCGATCTATATGCAGGCATTGTTCGCTGGTACCCATACTCCGGAATTAGAAGCTCCACTGAGAGCCTTAGAAATGGAGCTGTTCGATCTGCTGGACCAGCTCTATAAGCAGAATCGTCTCAAGGACTATATGAAGTACGAAGCGGAAGTGACGCGACAAATGATAATCTACAACATGCTCAAGAGATTGTTTGGCTACACTCAGGATATTGTGGAAATGGAGGCTGAGACTATCTAA
- the LOC119550334 gene encoding protein deadpan — protein MDYKNDINSDDDFDCSNGYSDSYGNNGRTSNPNGLSKAELRKTNKPIMEKRRRARINHCLNELKSLILEAMKKDPARHTKLEKADILEMTVKHLQSVQRQQLNMAIQSDPGVVQKFKTGFVECAEEVNRYVSQMDGIDTGVRQRLSAHLNNCANSLEQIGSMSNFSNGYRGGLFPSTPATAAPTPLFPSLPQDLNNNSRTESSAPAIQMGGLQLIPSRLPSGEFALIMPNTGSTAPPPGPFAWPGSAAGVAAGTASAALASIANPTHLSDYTQSFRMSAFSKPASNAAPANLQGSLVHPLPVQTQLPAKNSTSSPPLSPISSISSHGEESRAASPTVDVISKHSFAGVFSTPPPTSAETSFNTSGSLNLSAGSHDSSGCSRSLAHLQQQQVSSTSGIAKRDRDAEADSSDCSLDEPSSKKFLAGAIEKSSSAWRPW, from the exons ATGGATTACAAAAACGATATTAATTCGGACGACGATTTCGACTGCTCCAATGGCTATAGCGACAGCTATGGCAATAATGGACGCACGTCCAATCCGAATGGATTATCAAAGGCGGAATTGAGAAAG ACAAACAAACCGATTATGGAGAAACGTCGTCGGGCTCGCATTAATCACTGCCTCAACGAACTGAAATCCCTTATCCTGGAGGCCATGAAAAAAGAC CCGGCTCGTCATACCAAACTGGAGAAGGCCGACATACTTGAGATGACGGTGAAGCATCTGCAGTCGGTGCAGCGCCAGCAGCTGAACATGGCCATCCAATCGGATCCCGGCGTGGTCCAGAAGTTCAAGACGGGCTTTGTGGAGTGCGCCGAGGAGGTTAACCGCTACGTTAGCCAAATGGACGGCATCGACACGGGAGTGCGTCAGCGACTCAGTGCCCATCTGAACAACTGCGCCAATAGTCTGGAGCAAATCGGTTCAATGAGCAACTTCAGCAATGGCTACCGCGGAGGTTTGTTTCCCTCAACGCCGGCCACGGCTGCTCCCACTCCCCTGTTCCCCTCGCTGCCGCAGGACTTGAACAACAACAGCCGCACGGAGTCGTCTGCTCCGGCCATTCAAATGGGCGGACTACAGCTCATTCCCTCCCGCCTGCCCTCGGGGGAGTTTGCCCTGATCATGCCAAACACCGGATCCACGGCTCCGCCCCCAGGACCCTTCGCCTGGCCAGGGTCTGCGGCTGGAGTGGCAGCTGGAACAGCCAGCGCCGCCTTGGCCAGCATTGCCAATCCCACGCATCTGAGTGACTACACACAGAGCTTCCGGATGAGCGCCTTCAGCAAGCCAGCCAGCAATGCTGCCCCGGCCAATCTTCAGGGAAGCCTCGTCCACCCACTGCCCGTGCAAACGCAGCTGCCGGCGAAGAACAGCACAAGCAGTCCGCCGCTGAGTCCCATCTCCTCCATCTCCAGCCACGGCGAGGAGTCGCGGGCTGCCTCGCCCACCGTGGACGTGATCAGCAAGCACAGCTTCGCCGGGGTCTTCTCCACTCCGCCGCCGACCAGCGCGGAGACATCCTTTAACACCAGCGGATCCCTCAACTTGAGTGCCGGAAGCCACGACAGCAGCGGATGCTCGCGATCGCTGGCCCACttgcagcaacagcaagtgAGCTCCACCAGCGGAATCGCCAAGCGGGACAGGGATGCGGAAGCCGACTCCAGTGACTGCTCCCTGGATGAGCCCTCCTCTAAGAAATTCCTCGCCGGCGCCATCGAAAAGTCCAGCTCCGCCTGGAGGCCCTGGTAG